A single genomic interval of Puntigrus tetrazona isolate hp1 chromosome 1, ASM1883169v1, whole genome shotgun sequence harbors:
- the LOC122344130 gene encoding uncharacterized protein LOC122344130 isoform X2 — translation MASAHQGDSKELRIVLLGVSGAGKSSTGNAILGREAFKENRTRESEKQRGRVEDRNISIIDTPGFFNTDLTDDEMKNELMKSMYLCYPGPHLFLLVINLENFREEQRNIVEQIQETFAEEALRFTVVLFVGREKIPNRKWKLLRDSRKFQDLVNHCRGQYHVINSKSDIIPTHITNLLKTINDIIAQNDGQHYDIHFFLRMPIKSRKEKIKQEKKKEEKIHTVREVIHMHSVIEESTINVTEQKDFSSHGTNMERTGFYVDRWSRVPPEMKNNEEEVVKQSEKKIFKQKEETNTVIKPNKCWKASEMRKWDQKEQQTETEHHQTQAVSVSESIQSRHTRIVMLGKTGAGKSATGNTFLGKKAFKEELSSESVTMKCQQHRQTVEGRIISVTDTPGLFDTTINEEQLKKELEKCIEMSVPGPHAFLLVIRLDVKFTVEEKNTVKWIEENFGEQATRYTIILFTRGDQLEISIEEFLSKNKQIRELVRQCKGGYHVFNNKDEENQSQVTELIEKIDRMVMENGGEHYTNDMYQEAQRRIEEEEMRRREEEERSRLEEEERIRKEERCRLLNHAKVLMGTGVIVGAGAAVVVGGGTLSPAVISGAALAGSAAVASAAKGATLSEALMAGAVAAGNAALSSVTRGASLPAALMGGRSEEPSFS, via the exons atgGCATCGGCACATCAAG GTGATTCAaaggagctgaggattgtgttGCTGGGAGTTTCTGGAGCTGGAAAGAGTTCAACGGGAAATGCAATACTGGGCCGAGAGGCGTTTAAAGAGAACAGAaccagagagagtgagaaacagAGAGGAAGAGTAGAAGACAGAAACATCTCCATCATCGACACGCCAGGATTCTTCAACACTGACCTGACTGATGATGAGATGAAGAATGAACTGATGAAGAGTATGTACCTCTGTTATCCTGGTCCTCACTTGTTCCTGCTCGTCATCAACCTGGAGAACTTCAGAGAGGAGCAGAGGAACATTGTGGAGCAAATTCAGGAGACCTTTGCAGAAGAAGCTCTGAGGTTCACAGTAGTGCTGTTTGTTGGACGAGAAAAAATTCCAAACAGAAAATGGAAACTCCTTAGGGATAGCAGGAAGTTTCAGGATCTAGTCAATCACTGCAGAGGACAGTATCATGTAATCAACAGTAAAAGTGACATTATTCCAACCCACATCACAAATCTTCTAAAGACGATCAATGACATCATCGCACAGAATGACGGCCAGCATTACGACATTCACTTTTTCTTAAGAATGCCAATAAAgagtagaaaagaaaagataaaacaagaaaaaaaaaaggaagagaaaatCCATACAGTGCGGGAGGTTATTCACATGCACAGTGTAATAGAAGAAAGCACAATAAATGTGACTGAACAGAAAGATTTTAGTTCTCATGGGACAAATATGGAGAGAACTGGATTTTATGTGGATAGATGGTCTAGAGTTCCACCTGAAATGAAGAATAACGAAGAAGAGGTGGtcaaacaatcagaaaaaaaaatctttaaacagaAGGAAGAAACGAATACAGtgataaaaccaaacaaatgcTGGAAAGCAAGTGAAATGAGAAAATGGGATCAGAAGGAGCAGCAGACGGAGACAGAACATCATCAAACCCAAGCAG tcTCAGTCTCAGAGTCCATACAGAGCAGACACACAAGGATCGTGATGCTGGGGAAAACTGGAGCTGGAAAGAGCGCAACAGGAAACACTTTCCTGGGAAAGAAAGCGTTTAAAGAAGAACTTTCTTCTGAATCTGTGACTATGAAATGCCAACAACATCGGCAGACAGTAGAAGGTCGAATCATCTCAGTGACCGACACTCCAGGACTGTTTGATACGACAATCAATGAAGAACAACTGAAGAAGGAATTAGAGAAGTGTATAGAAATGTCTGTTCCTGGTCCTCATGCGTTTCTGCTGGTCATCAGACTGGATGTGAAATTCACAGTCGAGGAGAAAAACACAGTGAAATGGATCGAGGAGAACTTTGGAGAACAAGCTACACGTTACACCATCATTCTGTTCACCAGAGGAGATCAGTTAGAAATATCCATCGAGGAGTTTCTCTCCAAAAACAAGCAGATTAGAGAGCTAGTTAGACAGTGTAAAGGAggttatcatgtttttaacaACAAGGATGAAGAAAATCAATCACAGGTCACCGAACTGATAGAGAAGATAGACAGAATGGTGATGGAGAACGGAGGAGAGCATTACACAAATGATATGTACCAGGAAGCTCAGAGGAGAATAGAGGAAGAAGAGATGAGgaggagagaagaagaagagagaagcaGGTTGGAAGAGGAGGAAAGGATAAGGAAAGAGGAAAGATGCAGGCTGTTGAATCATGCTAAAGTCTTAATGGGAACAGGTGTGATAGTGGGCGCAGGAGCAGCGGTCGTAGTTGGTGGAGGGACTCTTAGTCCAGCGGTAATCTCAGGAGCAGCACTTGCTGGATCTGCAGCCGTGGCCTCAGCTGCTAAAGGAGCGACGCTCTCCGAGGCTTTAATGGCAGGAGCTGTAGCCGCTGGAAATGCAGCTCTGAGCTCTGTTACCCGCGGAGCGTCACTGCCTGCGGCTTTAATGGGAGGGAGGAGCGAGGAACCGAGTTTCAGTTAA
- the LOC122344130 gene encoding uncharacterized protein LOC122344130 isoform X1 — protein sequence MKVFVFLRLGLGEFFGTFCSVLTGLRKCDSKELRIVLLGVSGAGKSSTGNAILGREAFKENRTRESEKQRGRVEDRNISIIDTPGFFNTDLTDDEMKNELMKSMYLCYPGPHLFLLVINLENFREEQRNIVEQIQETFAEEALRFTVVLFVGREKIPNRKWKLLRDSRKFQDLVNHCRGQYHVINSKSDIIPTHITNLLKTINDIIAQNDGQHYDIHFFLRMPIKSRKEKIKQEKKKEEKIHTVREVIHMHSVIEESTINVTEQKDFSSHGTNMERTGFYVDRWSRVPPEMKNNEEEVVKQSEKKIFKQKEETNTVIKPNKCWKASEMRKWDQKEQQTETEHHQTQAVSVSESIQSRHTRIVMLGKTGAGKSATGNTFLGKKAFKEELSSESVTMKCQQHRQTVEGRIISVTDTPGLFDTTINEEQLKKELEKCIEMSVPGPHAFLLVIRLDVKFTVEEKNTVKWIEENFGEQATRYTIILFTRGDQLEISIEEFLSKNKQIRELVRQCKGGYHVFNNKDEENQSQVTELIEKIDRMVMENGGEHYTNDMYQEAQRRIEEEEMRRREEEERSRLEEEERIRKEERCRLLNHAKVLMGTGVIVGAGAAVVVGGGTLSPAVISGAALAGSAAVASAAKGATLSEALMAGAVAAGNAALSSVTRGASLPAALMGGRSEEPSFS from the exons atgaaagtttttgtctttcttcGATTGGGATTGGGTGAATTTTTTGGGACATTTTGCTCTGTTTTGACTGGATTAAGGAaat GTGATTCAaaggagctgaggattgtgttGCTGGGAGTTTCTGGAGCTGGAAAGAGTTCAACGGGAAATGCAATACTGGGCCGAGAGGCGTTTAAAGAGAACAGAaccagagagagtgagaaacagAGAGGAAGAGTAGAAGACAGAAACATCTCCATCATCGACACGCCAGGATTCTTCAACACTGACCTGACTGATGATGAGATGAAGAATGAACTGATGAAGAGTATGTACCTCTGTTATCCTGGTCCTCACTTGTTCCTGCTCGTCATCAACCTGGAGAACTTCAGAGAGGAGCAGAGGAACATTGTGGAGCAAATTCAGGAGACCTTTGCAGAAGAAGCTCTGAGGTTCACAGTAGTGCTGTTTGTTGGACGAGAAAAAATTCCAAACAGAAAATGGAAACTCCTTAGGGATAGCAGGAAGTTTCAGGATCTAGTCAATCACTGCAGAGGACAGTATCATGTAATCAACAGTAAAAGTGACATTATTCCAACCCACATCACAAATCTTCTAAAGACGATCAATGACATCATCGCACAGAATGACGGCCAGCATTACGACATTCACTTTTTCTTAAGAATGCCAATAAAgagtagaaaagaaaagataaaacaagaaaaaaaaaaggaagagaaaatCCATACAGTGCGGGAGGTTATTCACATGCACAGTGTAATAGAAGAAAGCACAATAAATGTGACTGAACAGAAAGATTTTAGTTCTCATGGGACAAATATGGAGAGAACTGGATTTTATGTGGATAGATGGTCTAGAGTTCCACCTGAAATGAAGAATAACGAAGAAGAGGTGGtcaaacaatcagaaaaaaaaatctttaaacagaAGGAAGAAACGAATACAGtgataaaaccaaacaaatgcTGGAAAGCAAGTGAAATGAGAAAATGGGATCAGAAGGAGCAGCAGACGGAGACAGAACATCATCAAACCCAAGCAG tcTCAGTCTCAGAGTCCATACAGAGCAGACACACAAGGATCGTGATGCTGGGGAAAACTGGAGCTGGAAAGAGCGCAACAGGAAACACTTTCCTGGGAAAGAAAGCGTTTAAAGAAGAACTTTCTTCTGAATCTGTGACTATGAAATGCCAACAACATCGGCAGACAGTAGAAGGTCGAATCATCTCAGTGACCGACACTCCAGGACTGTTTGATACGACAATCAATGAAGAACAACTGAAGAAGGAATTAGAGAAGTGTATAGAAATGTCTGTTCCTGGTCCTCATGCGTTTCTGCTGGTCATCAGACTGGATGTGAAATTCACAGTCGAGGAGAAAAACACAGTGAAATGGATCGAGGAGAACTTTGGAGAACAAGCTACACGTTACACCATCATTCTGTTCACCAGAGGAGATCAGTTAGAAATATCCATCGAGGAGTTTCTCTCCAAAAACAAGCAGATTAGAGAGCTAGTTAGACAGTGTAAAGGAggttatcatgtttttaacaACAAGGATGAAGAAAATCAATCACAGGTCACCGAACTGATAGAGAAGATAGACAGAATGGTGATGGAGAACGGAGGAGAGCATTACACAAATGATATGTACCAGGAAGCTCAGAGGAGAATAGAGGAAGAAGAGATGAGgaggagagaagaagaagagagaagcaGGTTGGAAGAGGAGGAAAGGATAAGGAAAGAGGAAAGATGCAGGCTGTTGAATCATGCTAAAGTCTTAATGGGAACAGGTGTGATAGTGGGCGCAGGAGCAGCGGTCGTAGTTGGTGGAGGGACTCTTAGTCCAGCGGTAATCTCAGGAGCAGCACTTGCTGGATCTGCAGCCGTGGCCTCAGCTGCTAAAGGAGCGACGCTCTCCGAGGCTTTAATGGCAGGAGCTGTAGCCGCTGGAAATGCAGCTCTGAGCTCTGTTACCCGCGGAGCGTCACTGCCTGCGGCTTTAATGGGAGGGAGGAGCGAGGAACCGAGTTTCAGTTAA